The following coding sequences are from one Acidobacteriota bacterium window:
- a CDS encoding 4Fe-4S dicluster domain-containing protein: MFDGMVVTTESPEIEKAQRAMGEFLLANHPPDCPVCDRGGECELQEVIFDWGDVEERFTERKNVQPEKYLSPIVANDPQRCILCKRCTRVCNEWMGEDAIEAGNRGVNTVIGTYGGWLNCSQCGNCIEVCPTGTLLDAVYRHETRPWELDQTVSTDVYSSDGMQISIGSRGGKVHRIVARDRYVNGLNGEFLDVGYALHTNSSITPTASRRR, translated from the coding sequence GTGTTCGACGGAATGGTCGTAACGACCGAGAGCCCTGAGATCGAAAAGGCACAGCGGGCGATGGGCGAGTTTCTGCTTGCCAACCATCCGCCCGATTGCCCTGTCTGCGACCGCGGCGGCGAGTGCGAACTGCAAGAGGTCATCTTCGATTGGGGCGACGTCGAAGAGCGTTTTACTGAACGCAAGAACGTCCAGCCCGAGAAATACCTCTCGCCGATCGTTGCTAACGACCCGCAGCGGTGCATTCTCTGCAAACGCTGCACTCGCGTGTGCAACGAATGGATGGGCGAGGACGCCATTGAGGCCGGCAACCGCGGCGTCAATACCGTTATCGGCACCTACGGCGGGTGGCTCAATTGCTCGCAGTGCGGAAACTGCATCGAGGTCTGCCCGACCGGGACGCTTCTCGACGCCGTTTACCGGCATGAAACACGCCCTTGGGAGCTAGACCAGACCGTCTCGACCGATGTTTACAGCTCGGACGGAATGCAGATCTCTATCGGGTCACGTGGCGGCAAGGTGCATCGCATCGTCGCCCGCGACCGTTACGTCAACGGGCTCAACGGCGAGTTCCTCGATGTAGGCTACGCTTTGCACACGAATTCATCAATCACCCCGACCGCATCAAGACGCCGATGA
- a CDS encoding molybdopterin-dependent oxidoreductase encodes MIRYSKGGKLIPATWDAAITMIADRFAEYGSAVGVIASPRLTNESLFTLGRFAKEVVNSDNLAVADPLSMAAFMANLSAPLATHNDIRYASAIVIIGGEPEEEQTFTAKQVRQAVRNDGAKLVMVNDTPIRLRAQASQFVHINPASYDAFALAFAGGDSSHSIMPASVRTRSKRSAPSSAKPRATL; translated from the coding sequence ATGATCCGCTACTCAAAGGGCGGAAAGCTGATTCCCGCAACCTGGGACGCGGCCATCACGATGATCGCCGATCGGTTTGCCGAGTACGGTTCCGCAGTCGGTGTTATCGCCAGCCCACGGCTGACAAATGAATCGCTCTTCACGCTCGGCCGCTTTGCAAAGGAAGTCGTCAATAGCGACAACCTCGCCGTTGCCGACCCGCTGAGCATGGCCGCCTTTATGGCCAATCTGAGTGCTCCGCTCGCGACGCATAACGATATTCGCTACGCCTCGGCGATCGTCATCATCGGCGGCGAGCCGGAAGAAGAACAGACCTTTACCGCAAAGCAGGTTCGGCAGGCCGTCCGGAACGATGGAGCGAAACTCGTCATGGTCAACGACACGCCGATCAGGCTCCGGGCACAGGCCTCGCAGTTCGTTCACATCAACCCCGCAAGCTACGATGCTTTCGCTCTAGCCTTTGCGGGCGGCGACAGCTCTCACTCGATAATGCCGGCGTCGGTTCGGACGAGATCGAAGCGATCCGCACCGTCATCAGCGAAGCCTCGGGCGACGTTGTGA
- the nuoD gene encoding NADH dehydrogenase (quinone) subunit D, which translates to MTSAVETIAADFDAIDEPLETQMTLSMGPQHPSTHGVLRLDLRLDGELVVKAIPDIGYLHTGMEKLFEYKKYQQGIVITDRMDYLNPLGNNLVYVMAAEKLLQIEIPERAQVVRVLMCELQRIASHMVWLGTHCLDIGAMSVFFYCFRQREKILNLIEAASGGRMTPSYFRIGGLMMDLPAGFDRRVRQFLEDFPEGMQTFDTLVTGNRIWQSRTKDIGYISKEDAISWGLTGPCLRASGVDLDLRRDNPYTGYETYDFDVPVETGGDVWARFMVRMRELEESYKIVRQALDRLKPGPIKADAPKVVLPDRDDMRKHMDSLIHHFLIVAEGFNVPPGEVYFPIEASKGELGVYMKSNGGPKPERVHFRGPSFVNLAALPVMSEGEMVADVVAIIGSLDIVLGEIDR; encoded by the coding sequence ATGACATCAGCAGTTGAAACCATTGCCGCAGATTTCGACGCGATCGACGAGCCGCTTGAAACGCAGATGACGCTTTCAATGGGCCCGCAGCACCCCTCGACCCACGGCGTGCTCCGGCTTGATCTGCGGCTTGACGGCGAGCTTGTCGTCAAGGCCATTCCGGACATCGGTTATCTCCATACCGGAATGGAGAAGCTCTTTGAATACAAGAAATATCAGCAGGGCATCGTCATCACCGACCGGATGGATTACCTCAATCCGCTCGGCAATAACCTTGTTTATGTGATGGCGGCGGAGAAGTTGCTGCAGATCGAGATCCCCGAACGGGCTCAGGTCGTCCGCGTGCTGATGTGCGAACTCCAGCGGATCGCCTCGCACATGGTCTGGCTCGGTACGCACTGCCTTGATATCGGTGCGATGTCGGTGTTTTTCTATTGCTTCCGCCAGCGTGAAAAGATCCTTAACTTGATCGAGGCAGCCTCGGGCGGGCGAATGACGCCGAGCTATTTCCGAATCGGCGGGCTGATGATGGACCTTCCCGCGGGGTTTGACAGGCGAGTTCGGCAATTTCTGGAAGATTTTCCGGAAGGGATGCAAACTTTCGACACGCTCGTGACCGGAAACCGCATTTGGCAGAGCCGGACCAAGGATATTGGCTACATCAGCAAAGAAGATGCCATTTCATGGGGCCTCACCGGTCCGTGCCTCCGGGCAAGCGGTGTCGACCTCGACCTTCGCCGCGATAATCCTTACACGGGTTACGAGACCTACGATTTCGATGTCCCGGTGGAAACGGGCGGCGACGTTTGGGCCCGCTTTATGGTCCGGATGCGTGAGCTCGAAGAAAGCTACAAGATCGTTCGGCAGGCACTTGACCGGCTCAAACCCGGCCCGATCAAGGCCGATGCCCCGAAGGTGGTTTTGCCCGACCGCGACGATATGCGGAAGCATATGGACTCGCTGATCCACCACTTCCTGATCGTCGCCGAGGGCTTTAATGTACCTCCCGGCGAAGTATATTTTCCGATCGAGGCTTCAAAAGGCGAGCTCGGCGTTTATATGAAATCCAACGGCGGGCCGAAGCCCGAACGAGTGCACTTCCGCGGCCCGAGCTTCGTAAACCTCGCCGCCCTGCCCGTAATGAGCGAAGGCGAAATGGTCGCCGACGTAGTAGCGATCATCGGAAGTCTGGATATTGTTCTGGGCGAAATTGACAGGTAA
- a CDS encoding NADH-quinone oxidoreductase subunit B, with protein sequence MGLENKIFESLPDVLTVRLDAVVNWARKSSLWPATFGLACCAIEMMNTVSARNDLSRFGAETFRASPRQADVMIVSGRVSRKMAPVLRRIYDQMPEPKWVISMGACATSGGVFDNYAIVQGVDKIVPVDVYVPGCPPRPEMLVHAITMLQDKIMKESVKDRTDTIESESRESLVPGTLPVTEGTALERETEVEVAQNNVSRPYTILSRHERRRSF encoded by the coding sequence ATGGGTTTAGAGAACAAAATTTTTGAGTCGCTTCCGGACGTCCTGACCGTAAGGCTCGACGCCGTCGTCAACTGGGCCCGAAAATCGAGCCTCTGGCCGGCGACCTTCGGCCTTGCGTGCTGTGCCATCGAGATGATGAACACGGTCTCTGCCCGAAATGATCTTTCTCGCTTTGGTGCGGAAACCTTCCGGGCGAGCCCGCGGCAGGCGGACGTAATGATCGTCTCGGGCCGCGTTTCGCGTAAGATGGCCCCGGTGCTCCGCCGCATCTATGACCAGATGCCCGAGCCGAAATGGGTCATCTCAATGGGCGCTTGTGCGACCTCGGGCGGCGTTTTTGATAACTACGCCATCGTTCAGGGCGTTGACAAGATCGTGCCGGTCGATGTTTACGTGCCGGGCTGCCCGCCGCGGCCCGAAATGCTCGTCCATGCCATCACGATGCTGCAGGACAAGATAATGAAGGAATCGGTCAAGGATCGGACCGATACCATTGAGTCAGAATCCCGCGAGTCCTTGGTCCCGGGCACGCTTCCCGTCACGGAAGGCACTGCCCTCGAACGCGAGACCGAGGTCGAGGTTGCTCAGAATAATGTTTCGCGGCCCTATACGATCCTGTCGCGGCACGAACGCCGCCGGTCGTTCTAG
- a CDS encoding (2Fe-2S)-binding protein — MSQEKVKVVLNGVEVEADKGAVLIDVCRENDENIPSFCYYKDLEPQASCRMCLVRIDKMPKLQTSCTIKCSTEWS; from the coding sequence ATGTCACAAGAGAAAGTAAAAGTAGTCTTGAACGGAGTGGAGGTCGAGGCCGATAAAGGTGCGGTCCTGATAGATGTTTGTCGTGAGAACGACGAGAACATCCCTTCCTTCTGTTATTACAAGGACCTCGAGCCGCAGGCCTCATGCCGGATGTGCCTTGTCCGCATCGACAAGATGCCGAAGCTCCAGACCTCGTGCACCATAAAGTGTTCGACGGAATGGTCGTAA
- the lepB gene encoding signal peptidase I, with the protein MISREPGMRLMMRVIGLPGEVVELSDGEVLINGKKLIQEFDVTIERKNFGPITVEPNKYFLLGDNRPESLDSRQWKDPTIERSQIYSKVVQIKKGFYNGN; encoded by the coding sequence TTGATTTCACGCGAGCCTGGTATGCGTCTGATGATGCGTGTTATTGGCCTTCCGGGTGAAGTTGTTGAGCTTAGTGATGGAGAGGTGTTGATTAACGGGAAGAAGTTGATTCAGGAATTTGATGTAACGATTGAAAGAAAGAACTTTGGGCCGATAACCGTTGAACCGAATAAGTACTTTCTGCTGGGTGACAATCGACCAGAAAGCTTAGATAGCCGACAATGGAAAGATCCGACGATTGAACGAAGCCAGATCTATTCAAAAGTAGTTCAGATAAAAAAGGGCTTCTACAACGGAAACTAA
- a CDS encoding NADH-quinone oxidoreductase subunit J, translating to MAGTVLFFLFAGFAIACAISMVYHRNPLYSAISLIGVFLALSALYLTLAAPFIAITQILVYAGAIMVLVIFVIMLLNLDEDKPLNRLKYLYAVGGGLGVALLAQTFFIFYAVLKAPKAEVDPNTTVGKTMSIGRAMYTEYLLPVEIVGVMLLMAIIGAVILVRKMEHPHLELVGEGEDEK from the coding sequence ATGGCAGGCACTGTCCTTTTCTTTCTGTTTGCGGGTTTTGCGATCGCTTGTGCGATCTCAATGGTCTATCACCGCAACCCGCTTTACTCGGCGATCTCACTGATCGGCGTGTTTCTGGCTCTCTCGGCTCTTTATTTGACGCTGGCGGCGCCGTTCATCGCTATCACGCAGATCCTCGTCTATGCAGGAGCGATCATGGTCCTTGTCATCTTTGTGATCATGCTGCTCAACTTGGATGAGGACAAGCCGCTCAACCGGCTTAAGTATCTTTACGCCGTTGGCGGCGGGCTCGGGGTTGCGTTGCTTGCTCAGACATTCTTTATTTTTTATGCGGTGCTCAAAGCGCCGAAGGCCGAGGTTGACCCGAATACGACGGTTGGCAAGACTATGTCAATTGGCCGGGCGATGTACACAGAATATCTGCTGCCGGTCGAGATCGTCGGCGTGATGCTCCTGATGGCGATAATCGGCGCTGTCATTCTTGTCCGCAAAATGGAGCACCCGCATCTTGAATTGGTCGGCGAAGGCGAGGACGAGAAGTAA
- a CDS encoding NAD(P)H-dependent oxidoreductase subunit E, whose protein sequence is MRSHLAKYPADRTRSALIPLLFVIQRERGYVDNAGVNFLAKFLNLEVTDVWETATFYSMFNLREIGRHHIQICKTLSCKIMGEPDITDHICSKLGIHPGETTDDGKFTVSLVECLGSCGTAPMMQIGFDYHEDLTIEKVDKILEDCK, encoded by the coding sequence ATGCGGTCGCATCTGGCCAAGTATCCGGCGGACCGGACCCGTTCTGCACTGATACCGCTGCTGTTCGTTATTCAGCGGGAACGCGGCTACGTCGACAACGCGGGCGTGAATTTTTTGGCGAAGTTCCTGAACCTTGAGGTGACCGATGTTTGGGAAACGGCGACGTTCTACTCGATGTTCAACCTTCGCGAGATCGGCCGCCACCACATTCAGATCTGTAAGACGCTTTCGTGCAAGATAATGGGCGAACCGGACATCACCGACCATATCTGCTCGAAACTCGGAATTCATCCCGGCGAAACGACCGACGACGGCAAGTTCACCGTCTCGCTCGTCGAATGCCTCGGCAGCTGCGGCACCGCCCCGATGATGCAGATCGGTTTTGATTACCACGAGGATCTGACGATCGAAAAGGTCGATAAGATCCTCGAAGATTGTAAGTAG
- the nuoH gene encoding NADH-quinone oxidoreductase subunit NuoH — translation METAFKTAFPFIVYSLGIVAAFGGVMMIVAYTVLAERKVLGWIQGRIGPNRVGPWGVLQPFADLLKFILKEDLTPDKSTKFVYFLAPIVALTAAFLPMVVYPFGPPLSDPLSWLVPYLPVIPLGAEPNIVAWIAEQAKNMPLTIARIDIGVLFVLAVTSVGVYGIALAGWSSNNKYSLMGGLRSSAQMISYELAMGASVLGVVMLAGTLDLNGIINAQANSPWYMRWFIIPQFIGFIVFLISAFAETNRVPFDLPEAETELVAGFHTEYSALKFALFFMAEYVNMFTVSVMCVVLFLGGWYVPGLSHIFEVGSIPYALVSHVAFLLKIFFFLFLYIWIRGTLPRFRFDQLMSFGWKFLLPVAIGNVIVTTIVVFFLNR, via the coding sequence ATGGAAACTGCTTTCAAAACGGCTTTTCCGTTCATCGTTTATTCGCTCGGCATTGTTGCGGCGTTTGGCGGCGTGATGATGATCGTCGCGTACACCGTTCTCGCCGAACGCAAAGTGCTCGGCTGGATCCAGGGCCGCATCGGCCCTAACCGCGTCGGCCCGTGGGGCGTGCTCCAACCCTTTGCGGATCTGCTTAAGTTCATCCTTAAGGAAGACCTTACCCCGGATAAATCGACCAAGTTCGTATATTTTCTAGCTCCGATCGTAGCTTTGACGGCGGCATTTCTGCCGATGGTCGTTTATCCCTTCGGCCCGCCGCTCAGCGATCCACTCAGTTGGTTGGTTCCCTATCTGCCGGTTATTCCACTCGGTGCGGAACCGAACATCGTCGCATGGATCGCCGAGCAGGCGAAGAACATGCCGCTGACGATCGCGCGGATCGATATCGGTGTGCTTTTCGTTCTGGCGGTCACGTCTGTCGGTGTTTACGGCATCGCTCTGGCGGGATGGTCGTCCAACAACAAATATTCGCTGATGGGCGGACTTCGCTCCTCGGCCCAGATGATCTCTTACGAGCTTGCGATGGGAGCGTCGGTGCTCGGCGTCGTAATGCTCGCCGGAACGCTCGACCTCAACGGCATCATCAACGCCCAGGCAAATTCGCCGTGGTATATGCGTTGGTTCATCATCCCGCAGTTCATTGGCTTTATCGTGTTCCTGATCTCCGCATTTGCGGAAACGAACCGGGTGCCGTTTGACCTGCCCGAGGCTGAGACCGAACTCGTCGCCGGTTTCCATACCGAGTATTCGGCACTTAAGTTCGCGCTGTTCTTCATGGCAGAGTATGTAAACATGTTCACCGTTTCGGTGATGTGCGTCGTGCTCTTCCTCGGCGGTTGGTATGTGCCGGGCCTGAGCCACATCTTCGAGGTTGGCTCTATTCCGTACGCACTCGTCAGCCACGTGGCGTTCCTTTTGAAGATATTCTTCTTCCTGTTTCTCTATATTTGGATACGGGGAACGCTGCCGCGTTTCCGGTTTGACCAGTTGATGAGTTTCGGCTGGAAGTTTTTGTTGCCGGTCGCTATCGGCAACGTCATTGTGACGACGATCGTTGTTTTCTTTCTGAATCGGTAG
- a CDS encoding 30S ribosomal protein THX: MGKGDKRTRKGKISAGSYGKTRPKGGKKRPAANRRPANRPDFDNARPRPDVNS, encoded by the coding sequence ATGGGAAAAGGCGATAAACGAACACGGAAAGGAAAGATCTCAGCCGGAAGCTACGGAAAGACCCGCCCGAAAGGCGGCAAGAAAAGACCGGCGGCCAACCGAAGACCGGCGAATAGGCCTGATTTTGATAATGCCCGGCCGCGGCCGGATGTAAACTCTTAA
- a CDS encoding peptidylprolyl isomerase has product MNWRVRQIAVIGCLAFAAASSSAFGQTGNECSLPAESAFRSMSRAEMEALIADVAEANPVMIERLRNEPELRKAQVENIRELLAFASAAVKDGLASENVNCAELASLRDELVAGHFWLGDGEAKTLFRDTISEEQVADFWKGNNTQEAASRKEQFERFLSVKLALLERHSPDGEATTVAQEERVQAEDFFARTKIAVSEFESRKTQVSDRTKGLIEMNIKLQQAQFLARRYAETIGSKISASDDEIAKFITARPELDNSAKKAKAEQILLRAQKGEDFAALANEFTEDPGNGDESGKLGGLYKGVGRGVFLPAFEQAALSLKPGEIFPTLVETDFASSNPSERTVCRWNVRRAPYSDRYDHRRSGRPRRTRTAGSRICSAADRN; this is encoded by the coding sequence ATGAACTGGCGTGTTCGACAAATTGCAGTAATTGGGTGTCTGGCTTTTGCCGCGGCCTCCTCATCGGCGTTTGGACAGACGGGAAATGAATGTTCGCTGCCCGCCGAATCGGCATTCAGGTCGATGAGCCGGGCCGAAATGGAAGCCTTGATTGCTGACGTCGCGGAAGCAAACCCGGTAATGATCGAACGGCTACGCAACGAGCCGGAGCTGCGAAAAGCCCAGGTCGAGAATATTCGCGAGCTACTCGCGTTTGCGTCTGCGGCGGTAAAGGATGGCCTTGCTTCCGAAAACGTCAATTGTGCCGAACTCGCAAGCCTGCGAGATGAGTTGGTCGCCGGCCACTTCTGGCTTGGGGACGGCGAGGCTAAGACGCTCTTCCGCGACACCATAAGCGAGGAGCAGGTCGCTGACTTCTGGAAAGGCAACAATACACAAGAAGCCGCCAGCCGCAAAGAACAGTTTGAACGGTTTCTTTCGGTCAAGCTCGCTTTGCTCGAGCGGCATTCGCCCGACGGCGAAGCTACGACAGTAGCACAGGAGGAACGCGTGCAGGCAGAGGACTTTTTCGCTCGAACAAAGATCGCCGTAAGCGAGTTTGAGTCACGGAAAACTCAGGTCTCAGACCGGACCAAAGGCTTGATCGAGATGAACATCAAGCTTCAGCAGGCACAGTTCCTTGCTCGCCGTTATGCTGAAACGATCGGGAGCAAGATCTCTGCTTCCGATGATGAGATTGCCAAGTTCATTACCGCACGGCCGGAATTGGACAATTCTGCAAAAAAGGCAAAAGCGGAACAGATATTACTGCGTGCACAAAAGGGCGAGGACTTTGCGGCTTTAGCGAATGAATTCACCGAAGATCCGGGAAACGGCGATGAGAGCGGCAAGTTGGGGGGGCTTTATAAAGGTGTAGGCCGCGGCGTGTTTCTTCCCGCGTTCGAGCAAGCAGCACTTTCGCTCAAACCCGGGGAAATCTTCCCGACGTTGGTCGAGACCGACTTCGCGTCGTCAAACCCGAGCGAAAGGACCGTCTGCCGATGGAACGTTCGACGTGCGCCATATTCTGATCGGTACGACCATCGCCGATCCGGACGCCCCCGAAGGACGCGGACTGCCGGTTCGCGAATATGCTCGGCAGCAGATCGAAACTGA
- the nuoK gene encoding NADH-quinone oxidoreductase subunit NuoK, translating to MQPGLESYLALSGILFTIGAVGVVYKRNAIGMFMCIELMLNAVNLTFVAFSRYYGDVSGQLFVFMVMSVAAAEAAVGLGIIIAFFRNRLSVDVDDASILKF from the coding sequence ATGCAGCCAGGATTGGAAAGCTATTTGGCACTCTCGGGCATCCTCTTCACCATCGGTGCGGTCGGGGTCGTCTATAAGCGCAACGCGATCGGGATGTTCATGTGCATCGAGCTGATGCTCAATGCCGTTAACCTGACGTTCGTCGCATTCTCGCGTTACTACGGAGATGTCTCGGGGCAATTGTTCGTCTTTATGGTGATGAGCGTCGCCGCGGCCGAAGCCGCCGTCGGCCTCGGCATCATCATCGCGTTCTTCCGCAACCGGCTTTCGGTCGATGTGGACGATGCAAGTATTTTGAAGTTTTAG
- a CDS encoding molybdopterin-dependent oxidoreductase, protein MAGNQLSEAAQAAIAASAASFAGEGRRVLLHPLLLHNNSMGGVDILPWAKRVEDVVSASKALLIGGSLQAASVLAGKEFVVVQELFETETTDHADVVLPAASFAEADGTFTNNAGNVQRVRKSIDPVHQSKPDWMITSLIAAEMGVDLATNFCPGRFRALADAVPAYEGLRYPALKDESKPVQAKYSIEPSRDISAIIDKLKASAASLEPGEKITETPRIGHKLHRLTTMTSKTAQFHLLAHGNPKPDNLLVAPLVQFNPDGTPREEAESATVGIADRAQVGGTK, encoded by the coding sequence ATGGCCGGGAACCAGCTCTCCGAGGCGGCCCAAGCGGCGATCGCCGCCTCAGCCGCGAGCTTTGCCGGCGAGGGCCGTCGCGTCCTTCTGCATCCGCTTCTGCTTCACAATAATTCAATGGGCGGCGTGGACATTTTGCCATGGGCAAAGCGGGTTGAGGATGTCGTTTCCGCCTCAAAGGCACTGCTCATCGGCGGTAGCCTTCAAGCTGCCTCCGTGCTTGCTGGCAAGGAATTTGTCGTCGTTCAAGAGCTTTTCGAAACGGAAACGACCGACCATGCCGATGTCGTGCTTCCGGCTGCATCATTCGCCGAGGCGGACGGTACATTCACCAACAATGCCGGCAACGTCCAGCGTGTCCGCAAGTCGATCGACCCCGTCCATCAATCAAAACCCGATTGGATGATCACCTCGCTGATCGCCGCCGAGATGGGCGTCGATCTCGCTACTAACTTCTGCCCCGGCCGTTTTCGGGCACTCGCTGATGCAGTCCCGGCTTATGAAGGGCTCCGCTATCCGGCGCTCAAGGACGAATCGAAACCGGTCCAGGCAAAATACTCGATCGAACCCAGCCGCGATATCTCAGCGATCATCGACAAACTAAAAGCATCTGCGGCGTCGCTGGAGCCCGGCGAAAAGATCACGGAGACCCCACGGATCGGACATAAGCTCCATCGGTTGACGACCATGACGAGCAAGACGGCCCAGTTCCACCTGCTCGCCCATGGCAACCCGAAACCAGATAACCTGCTTGTCGCTCCGCTCGTACAGTTCAACCCAGACGGGACGCCGCGTGAAGAGGCGGAATCGGCCACGGTCGGCATTGCGGACCGAGCCCAAGTCGGAGGCACGAAGTAA